The following are encoded in a window of Dethiosulfovibrio salsuginis genomic DNA:
- a CDS encoding ATP-binding protein, which produces MKITADASDSRPHQNGGKPSVVSAKLSSKNLTTLGTILLTVLAVAFILTGVLLIRLESERHRWQEVDRAQQALNALGESLKYRIDSNIYKVVAVEALVAMNPDLTQEDFARAMEVQFRGDHDLRNIGLARDMIIRFMYPIEGNEAAVGLDYRTLPDQFEAVDLARRLDKIVLAGPLDLVQGGRGLVARIPLSVKDEESKAEEFWGLASVVIDCEALFTGAGLGDDHDGLSVAIKGKDGLGADGDVFWGDPSVFDHSPIVFSIELPYGSWQIGAIPSTGWSQFSSLSDPTIWIYLTVASILLAFTGLIVFLLNRLERTESEHSLLVSSLEIFLRQTTDFIYFKDSDSRFIFCSQTLADITGHDDWKDMIGKHDFEVFPHDTATIYNEEEKPVIEEGKPLLNKINPYYLANGELGYVQINKWPVFDENNAVNGIFGISRDITEHQKAVEELRSAKEEAESANKAKSEFLANMSHEIRTPLNGVIGFTDLLRSTPLSPIQKEYVENANVSGHTLLGIINDILDFSKIEAGMIELEMVPTDMVGLLKNCVDIVRYPAGKKNLEVSLNVDPSMPPFAMVDPIRLKQVLINLLSNGVKFTEKGEVTLEVRHRPLGGDRGVFSFFVRDTGIGIADEQRERLFKAFSQADSSTTRKFGGTGLGLVISEMIAQKMGSTIQLDSVYGEGTTFSLDLVAQYAQVPDDLEEGLQEPDGTQRQDGSILTGRNGIVVLVAEDVSMNMLLTKSLLNRVVPGVTVVEAENGAVALDKYRESPPDIILMDIHMPEMDGLEATKAIRELERISGMHVPIIALTAGVLKDEMERCKEAGMDDFLTKPIEVKKLQKALGYRSASFEGTEVQASAVHFDKKQLIDRCGADDACEIILLMKKDISAQVESIGSSTRSDDRKSLKLQLHRLKGAALSGSLPGMATMAAEMERMVVEDVGKALLEDKYNEFMKEWEATERELKIP; this is translated from the coding sequence ATGAAGATTACCGCTGATGCCTCTGATAGTCGCCCCCACCAGAACGGCGGTAAACCCAGCGTCGTCTCAGCTAAGCTGTCCTCGAAAAACCTCACTACTTTGGGCACTATCCTCCTCACTGTGCTTGCGGTAGCTTTCATACTGACAGGGGTTCTGCTCATCCGCCTAGAATCGGAACGACACAGGTGGCAGGAGGTCGATAGAGCTCAGCAGGCACTAAACGCTCTAGGCGAGTCCCTTAAATATCGCATAGATTCTAACATATACAAGGTTGTTGCGGTTGAAGCTCTTGTGGCCATGAATCCCGATCTGACCCAGGAGGATTTCGCCCGTGCTATGGAGGTGCAGTTCAGAGGGGATCACGACTTGCGGAACATCGGCCTCGCCAGAGACATGATCATTCGGTTCATGTACCCGATCGAAGGAAACGAAGCGGCAGTGGGATTGGATTATAGGACCCTCCCGGACCAGTTCGAGGCGGTCGACCTGGCCAGGAGACTCGACAAAATAGTCCTCGCCGGTCCCCTCGATCTCGTGCAGGGTGGAAGGGGTCTTGTCGCCCGTATCCCCCTCTCCGTAAAGGACGAAGAATCGAAGGCGGAGGAGTTCTGGGGCTTGGCCTCGGTGGTGATCGACTGCGAGGCTCTTTTTACCGGAGCAGGGCTGGGAGATGATCACGATGGGCTGAGCGTCGCCATAAAAGGGAAAGATGGCTTGGGGGCAGATGGAGATGTATTCTGGGGAGATCCGTCGGTCTTCGACCATAGCCCTATCGTCTTTTCCATAGAGCTCCCCTACGGAAGTTGGCAGATCGGGGCGATACCTTCCACAGGATGGAGTCAATTCTCTTCGCTCTCCGATCCTACGATTTGGATCTACCTGACCGTTGCCTCTATATTGCTAGCCTTTACGGGACTCATCGTGTTTTTGCTCAACAGACTGGAGAGGACGGAGAGCGAGCACAGCCTCTTAGTCAGCAGCCTTGAGATATTTTTAAGACAGACGACCGACTTTATCTACTTTAAAGACAGTGACAGCAGATTTATCTTCTGTAGCCAGACACTGGCGGATATAACCGGCCACGACGACTGGAAGGATATGATCGGAAAGCACGACTTCGAGGTGTTCCCTCACGACACCGCCACGATCTACAACGAGGAAGAAAAGCCGGTTATCGAGGAGGGAAAGCCCCTTCTAAACAAAATAAATCCCTACTACTTAGCTAACGGTGAGTTGGGATACGTCCAGATCAACAAGTGGCCCGTTTTCGACGAGAATAACGCCGTGAACGGGATTTTCGGCATCAGCAGGGATATTACCGAGCATCAAAAGGCAGTGGAGGAGCTGCGCTCGGCGAAAGAGGAGGCCGAGTCCGCCAATAAAGCTAAGTCGGAGTTTCTCGCCAACATGAGCCACGAGATCCGTACGCCTCTCAACGGAGTTATCGGTTTTACGGACCTGCTGAGAAGCACACCTCTCTCTCCGATCCAAAAGGAGTACGTGGAAAACGCCAACGTGTCCGGTCATACGTTGCTGGGGATCATCAACGATATCCTCGATTTTTCCAAGATTGAGGCTGGCATGATAGAGCTTGAAATGGTCCCAACCGATATGGTCGGATTGTTAAAAAACTGCGTGGACATAGTCCGATATCCTGCTGGGAAAAAGAACCTTGAAGTGTCGCTTAACGTGGATCCCTCTATGCCGCCGTTCGCCATGGTCGATCCCATACGCCTCAAGCAGGTGCTCATCAACCTGTTGAGCAACGGGGTTAAGTTCACCGAAAAGGGAGAGGTGACACTGGAAGTCCGCCACAGGCCCCTAGGTGGCGATCGAGGGGTGTTTTCGTTCTTCGTTCGTGATACCGGCATAGGCATCGCAGATGAGCAGAGGGAAAGGCTTTTCAAGGCGTTCTCCCAGGCGGACAGCTCGACCACTCGGAAATTTGGCGGTACAGGCCTTGGCCTGGTTATCTCCGAGATGATCGCCCAAAAAATGGGCAGTACCATCCAGCTCGACAGCGTTTATGGGGAAGGGACGACCTTTTCCCTTGACCTTGTAGCACAGTATGCACAGGTCCCCGACGATTTGGAAGAGGGCTTACAGGAGCCCGATGGAACTCAGCGACAGGATGGGTCTATCCTAACAGGTCGAAATGGCATCGTTGTACTGGTCGCCGAAGACGTGTCTATGAACATGTTGCTTACTAAGTCGCTGCTGAACCGCGTAGTGCCGGGAGTGACGGTGGTAGAGGCGGAAAACGGGGCGGTCGCACTGGATAAATACAGGGAGAGCCCTCCCGATATAATATTGATGGATATCCATATGCCCGAAATGGACGGTCTGGAGGCGACAAAGGCGATTCGGGAACTGGAAAGAATATCAGGAATGCACGTGCCTATCATCGCTTTGACCGCAGGAGTGCTAAAAGACGAGATGGAACGATGCAAGGAGGCTGGAATGGACGATTTCCTGACCAAACCCATTGAGGTCAAAAAACTGCAAAAGGCATTGGGCTACCGCTCGGCGTCCTTCGAAGGTACCGAAGTTCAAGCTTCGGCGGTCCATTTCGACAAAAAGCAGTTGATAGACCGTTGCGGAGCCGACGATGCCTGTGAAATTATTCTGCTCATGAAAAAGGACATCTCAGCGCAGGTTGAATCCATCGGTTCTTCGACCCGTTCTGACGATCGTAAATCCTTGAAGCTTCAGCTTCACAGGCTTAAAGGAGCGGCTCTGAGCGGCAGTCTGCCAGGTATGGCGACTATGGCGGCAGAGATGGAGCGGATGGTAGTGGAGGACGTCGGAAAGGCTTTGCTGGAGGATAAGTATAACGAATTCATGAAAGAGTGGGAGGCCACGGAACGAGAGTTGAAAATCCCCTAA
- a CDS encoding YbjQ family protein, translating into MSTFPIMTVDVFPGRDTEFVGSVTACCCLSKSVVQDISSNIRNWTVGGELPRYTEMINQAVDIVMDRIGEKAREIGADGVVGLRLSTTAVSAGAAEIVAYGTAVRFIDSDSKSPT; encoded by the coding sequence ATGAGTACCTTCCCAATCATGACGGTGGACGTGTTTCCCGGCAGGGACACCGAGTTTGTGGGGTCCGTCACCGCCTGTTGCTGCCTGTCCAAGTCGGTGGTTCAGGACATATCCTCCAACATAAGAAACTGGACCGTAGGGGGAGAGCTTCCCAGGTACACCGAGATGATAAACCAGGCGGTAGATATCGTCATGGACAGGATAGGGGAAAAGGCCAGAGAAATAGGGGCCGATGGCGTGGTAGGGCTGAGGTTATCCACCACCGCCGTATCAGCTGGGGCAGCGGAGATAGTGGCCTACGGCACGGCGGTTAGGTTCATAGATTCAGACAGTAAGAGCCCCACTTAA
- the hepT gene encoding type VII toxin-antitoxin system HepT family RNase toxin translates to MKDDVLLAKAATIKRCIDRIHKVTEGDMDRLDEWDVQDIVILNLQRAIQAAIDMAAHVVAIKGLGLPRESRENFVMIQQSEGMDRDLSKRLQSMVGFRNIAIHDYQRMDMDILKSVVSNHLDDLLKWGSYCLNL, encoded by the coding sequence GTGAAGGACGACGTTTTATTAGCCAAAGCCGCTACCATAAAACGATGTATCGACAGGATACACAAAGTTACCGAGGGGGATATGGACCGGCTCGATGAGTGGGACGTCCAGGATATAGTGATCTTGAACCTCCAAAGAGCCATACAGGCCGCCATAGATATGGCGGCCCACGTGGTGGCTATAAAGGGACTGGGGCTTCCCAGGGAGAGTCGGGAAAACTTTGTCATGATTCAGCAGTCCGAGGGGATGGACCGAGATCTGTCAAAAAGGCTTCAGAGTATGGTTGGGTTCAGAAACATAGCTATTCATGATTACCAGAGGATGGATATGGACATCCTCAAGTCGGTTGTCTCCAACCACCTTGACGACCTTCTTAAGTGGGGCTCTTACTGTCTGAATCTATGA
- the mntA gene encoding type VII toxin-antitoxin system MntA family adenylyltransferase antitoxin, which yields MIDKVRAYMGHREDVLLAFVFGSYASGRAKEDSDLDVAVYMKYPLCGGDKSIKDELESLSGKMVDLVVLNDIDPIISMEVLQNGIPVKMDDKTYRAFFAKTVSMYEDIKIIRKEAEEKLVGFFS from the coding sequence ATGATAGACAAGGTGAGAGCCTATATGGGCCACAGAGAGGATGTTTTACTCGCCTTCGTTTTCGGATCTTACGCATCAGGGAGGGCTAAGGAGGACAGCGACCTGGACGTGGCCGTATATATGAAATATCCGCTCTGTGGTGGGGACAAATCGATCAAAGATGAGTTGGAGAGCTTAAGTGGAAAAATGGTCGATCTCGTCGTACTGAACGATATTGACCCGATAATCTCCATGGAAGTGCTGCAAAATGGGATTCCGGTAAAGATGGACGACAAGACATACCGAGCTTTTTTCGCAAAAACCGTATCTATGTACGAGGATATAAAAATAATCCGCAAAGAAGCGGAGGAAAAGTTGGTGGGGTTTTTCTCGTGA
- a CDS encoding threonine synthase, producing the protein MLKCRACDRTYKDDCSLWRCNCGGYLTYFRERPLEISRESIRSGPLSMWRYRSVIPVGPEVISMGEGVTPLVKADIGTGEVLLKLDYLCPTGSYKDRGISVLTTKLRENGVTSLIEDSSGNAGASMASYCARGGLNCRIFVPHYTSAGKCVQIESAGAELVKVPGTREDTSAAALEGARSTFYGSHNWSPWFVEGVKTFAYEIWEQMGWSVPDNLVVPLGQGSLVLGAYRAFSELLEAGLIDHMPKLHGVQAENCAPIVRAYERGLGSPVSIDKIETVAEGISSSQPLRGEEVLEAIRGSKGSAVAVDENSIVEGLFRLSSCGVYVEPTSAVVVPGVSKLIESGAISEGETTAVFLSGSGLKATDKILELRRKTK; encoded by the coding sequence ATGTTGAAGTGTAGAGCCTGCGACAGAACCTATAAGGACGACTGTTCCCTATGGCGGTGTAACTGTGGAGGATATCTCACCTATTTCAGGGAAAGGCCCCTGGAGATCTCCAGGGAGTCGATTAGGTCAGGCCCCCTATCTATGTGGCGATACCGTTCCGTTATACCGGTGGGCCCGGAGGTCATATCCATGGGAGAGGGGGTGACCCCTCTGGTGAAAGCCGACATTGGAACAGGAGAGGTCCTCCTAAAGTTGGATTACCTCTGCCCCACGGGCTCCTACAAGGACCGAGGAATATCGGTGTTGACCACAAAACTCAGGGAGAACGGCGTAACCTCCCTGATAGAGGACTCATCGGGAAACGCCGGGGCATCTATGGCCTCCTATTGCGCTAGAGGAGGGCTGAATTGCCGTATCTTCGTCCCTCACTACACCTCCGCCGGAAAATGCGTCCAGATAGAGAGTGCCGGAGCGGAGCTGGTCAAGGTTCCAGGGACCAGGGAGGACACCTCCGCCGCCGCTCTGGAGGGGGCGAGGTCGACGTTTTACGGCAGCCACAACTGGAGCCCCTGGTTTGTCGAGGGAGTCAAGACCTTCGCCTACGAGATATGGGAACAGATGGGATGGTCCGTGCCCGATAACCTAGTGGTCCCTCTGGGTCAGGGGAGCCTGGTTTTAGGTGCCTACAGGGCCTTCTCCGAGCTTTTGGAGGCAGGTCTAATAGACCACATGCCCAAGCTACACGGTGTACAGGCGGAAAACTGCGCCCCCATCGTAAGGGCCTACGAAAGGGGGCTGGGCAGTCCTGTTAGCATAGACAAGATAGAGACAGTGGCGGAGGGAATCAGTTCTTCCCAGCCTCTAAGGGGCGAGGAGGTTCTTGAGGCCATCAGGGGATCTAAGGGATCCGCTGTGGCGGTGGACGAGAATTCCATCGTGGAGGGCCTTTTTCGGCTGTCCTCCTGTGGGGTCTACGTCGAGCCGACCAGCGCGGTTGTTGTTCCAGGGGTATCAAAGCTGATCGAGTCGGGCGCTATATCGGAGGGAGAGACGACGGCGGTGTTTCTCAGCGGATCGGGCCTTAAGGCCACGGACAAGATCCTGGAGCTGAGGAGGAAGACAAAATGA
- a CDS encoding signal peptidase II, with the protein MRPASLASFIAIGTYGCSAVVRRLGLPAVWNQGVAFSSFGDRSSLAVGIGFVALSILSAMVYEKSAYTRSGIIMLWGGALGNLMDRLLYGSVMDYIPVPFWPGGLYVNVADLAIMLGCIYLIQGFYGAKEAE; encoded by the coding sequence TTGAGACCAGCTTCTTTAGCGTCATTTATAGCCATCGGCACGTATGGCTGCTCCGCCGTGGTCCGCAGGCTGGGACTTCCGGCGGTGTGGAACCAGGGGGTCGCCTTCTCCTCTTTCGGAGACCGATCGAGTCTGGCGGTGGGCATTGGGTTCGTCGCCCTGTCGATCCTTTCGGCTATGGTATATGAAAAATCGGCCTACACCAGATCGGGGATAATAATGCTCTGGGGAGGTGCTCTGGGGAACCTCATGGACAGGCTTCTGTACGGTTCGGTTATGGACTACATACCTGTCCCTTTCTGGCCCGGAGGGCTGTACGTAAACGTGGCGGACCTGGCCATAATGCTGGGATGTATCTACCTGATACAGGGATTTTACGGAGCCAAGGAGGCGGAGTGA
- the thiW gene encoding energy coupling factor transporter S component ThiW encodes MRTEAISSVTLRRLTVAGLLTATALLLSGVSIPFGPTKCFPFQHTVNVVGGILLGPWWAAGTALVTSVLRVAMGTGTLFAFPGSVPGALAVGLAYRFLRKDWCALAEPLGTGPVGATLSALLIAPAMGKSVGFWALQSAFLTSAIPGCIIGYAVIAGLRKSGVNVD; translated from the coding sequence ATGAGGACCGAGGCCATATCGTCGGTAACTCTGCGTCGGCTGACCGTCGCTGGGTTGCTCACCGCTACCGCCCTTCTTCTCTCCGGCGTGTCTATACCTTTCGGTCCGACTAAGTGCTTTCCCTTTCAGCACACCGTCAACGTGGTAGGGGGAATACTTTTAGGCCCTTGGTGGGCCGCTGGGACAGCTCTGGTGACCAGCGTTCTGAGGGTGGCGATGGGGACGGGAACCCTGTTCGCCTTTCCCGGCAGCGTTCCCGGTGCATTGGCGGTCGGTCTGGCGTACCGGTTTTTGCGGAAGGACTGGTGTGCTCTGGCGGAGCCCCTTGGGACAGGTCCCGTCGGAGCGACCCTGTCGGCCCTCCTTATAGCTCCCGCGATGGGAAAATCCGTGGGCTTTTGGGCCTTACAGTCGGCCTTCCTGACAAGCGCTATTCCAGGGTGTATCATAGGATACGCCGTTATCGCAGGACTCAGAAAGTCCGGTGTAAACGTAGATTGA
- a CDS encoding ABC transporter substrate-binding protein, which yields MKNGILKTLALGACLVMSSPLCAFGAEKLSVMLDWFPNVDHLPIYVAQEEGYFKEAGLEVEIITPSETSDSLKLAMAGKVDIAVGYQPQTIMAAAEGLNLKAVGRLVGHPLTTLLFLEDRGFKSPKDLEGKKIGYTVPGMMDLIMEAFAKENGIDKYEAINVGFTIVPSLVSGQVDAVMGPFKTYEVVTMAHEGLKAGYFELEKHGIPPYDELIFLTSPQIWESKKEAVTAFCDAVQRAIDRSRADRKGALALYLNALPEADKDVERDAFFATLPYFADSQEGDLKRWQDFAAFALSSGLIDTEVDPSAILAR from the coding sequence ATGAAGAACGGTATTTTAAAGACCCTGGCCCTAGGGGCCTGTCTCGTCATGTCATCGCCCCTATGTGCTTTCGGAGCGGAAAAGCTATCGGTGATGCTGGACTGGTTCCCCAACGTGGACCATCTGCCTATCTACGTGGCCCAGGAAGAGGGCTATTTTAAGGAAGCTGGGCTTGAGGTTGAGATAATAACCCCGTCGGAGACCTCCGACTCTCTGAAGTTGGCGATGGCCGGTAAGGTGGACATAGCTGTAGGGTATCAGCCTCAGACCATAATGGCCGCAGCGGAAGGCCTTAACCTCAAGGCCGTCGGACGTCTCGTGGGACATCCCCTCACAACCTTGCTCTTCCTGGAGGATCGGGGGTTCAAAAGCCCAAAGGACCTTGAGGGGAAAAAGATAGGCTACACAGTTCCGGGAATGATGGACCTCATAATGGAGGCCTTCGCCAAGGAAAACGGCATAGATAAATACGAGGCTATCAACGTGGGATTTACCATAGTTCCATCGCTGGTTTCGGGGCAGGTCGACGCCGTCATGGGGCCTTTCAAGACCTACGAGGTGGTGACGATGGCCCATGAGGGGCTGAAGGCCGGCTATTTCGAGCTGGAGAAGCACGGTATACCCCCCTACGATGAACTTATCTTCCTGACCTCTCCCCAGATCTGGGAATCGAAAAAAGAGGCGGTGACCGCCTTCTGCGACGCGGTTCAGAGGGCAATAGACAGGTCTAGGGCCGATCGGAAAGGAGCTTTAGCCCTCTACCTCAATGCCCTGCCCGAGGCCGATAAGGACGTGGAGAGGGACGCCTTTTTCGCGACCCTTCCCTACTTCGCCGACTCTCAGGAGGGCGATCTGAAAAGGTGGCAGGACTTCGCCGCTTTCGCCCTCAGTTCCGGCTTGATCGATACCGAGGTAGATCCCTCGGCCATACTGGCGAGATGA
- a CDS encoding ABC transporter permease: protein MKRLLPLSLGACLILFWEIGCRAWSVPTYILPPPSEVLVTAFSQYRTLAHHGSVTLLEILSGLALAIAIALPMASAMFLFPWVERALAPFLVASQAVPVFALAPVLVVWFGYGIESKVIMATVIIFFPLTVNLLEGFKSCDPRHVQLFRMMGYSKYGTLKKLFWPWALPYFFAGLKVAVSVATIGAVIGEWVGAQKGLGYLMIQSNARLRIDMVFAAILWLSAIGLVLWWLAGIMSRRYAPWKDRG, encoded by the coding sequence GTGAAGAGGTTACTGCCCCTTTCACTGGGGGCGTGTCTGATTCTGTTTTGGGAGATTGGCTGCCGGGCTTGGTCCGTCCCGACCTATATTCTGCCCCCTCCTAGTGAGGTGCTGGTCACCGCCTTTTCCCAGTACAGGACTCTGGCCCATCACGGATCGGTCACGTTGCTTGAGATTCTCTCAGGGTTGGCTCTGGCCATCGCCATCGCTCTACCTATGGCCTCGGCTATGTTTTTATTTCCCTGGGTTGAGAGGGCCCTCGCTCCCTTTCTGGTGGCGTCACAGGCTGTTCCTGTATTTGCGTTGGCTCCGGTGCTGGTGGTGTGGTTCGGATACGGCATAGAGAGCAAGGTGATCATGGCGACGGTGATAATATTTTTCCCCCTCACGGTCAACCTGCTTGAGGGTTTTAAAAGCTGCGATCCCAGGCACGTGCAGCTTTTCAGGATGATGGGATACTCAAAGTACGGCACTCTCAAAAAGCTATTTTGGCCCTGGGCCCTTCCCTATTTCTTCGCCGGCCTCAAGGTTGCGGTGTCGGTCGCTACGATCGGTGCGGTCATAGGGGAGTGGGTAGGGGCCCAAAAGGGACTGGGATACCTGATGATCCAGTCCAACGCCAGGCTTAGGATCGATATGGTTTTCGCCGCTATCCTTTGGTTGTCCGCTATAGGGCTTGTCCTGTGGTGGCTCGCCGGAATTATGTCCCGTAGATACGCGCCTTGGAAAGATCGAGGTTAA
- a CDS encoding ABC transporter ATP-binding protein — translation MNLLSVQGLKKDFDGLSVLEDFSLSVARGDFVSLIGPSGCGKSTFFDLLTGAVPPDEGELLWEGCGVPDLSTKAAWMAQTDLLLPWLSAMENSLLPKNNYTLQDRERAVDLFRKLGLGGFEDYLPNRLSGGMRQRTALARTIMFDRELILLDEPLSALDSLTRQGLQGLLVALQKDFGKTIIMITHDVEEALITSDVVVLLSEQPMEVRSIYEIEGEKPRLRDDPYVVALRKEILGLLRGDIR, via the coding sequence ATGAATCTCCTATCGGTTCAGGGCCTGAAGAAGGATTTCGACGGCCTTTCCGTCCTGGAGGATTTCTCCCTGTCCGTGGCCCGTGGGGATTTCGTCTCCCTCATAGGGCCGTCAGGTTGCGGTAAAAGCACCTTCTTTGACCTGCTGACCGGTGCCGTCCCTCCCGACGAAGGAGAGCTCCTGTGGGAGGGCTGTGGTGTCCCCGATCTTTCGACGAAAGCGGCCTGGATGGCCCAGACGGACCTCCTTTTACCCTGGTTATCGGCGATGGAGAACAGCTTGCTGCCTAAAAATAATTATACCCTACAGGACAGGGAGAGGGCGGTCGACCTTTTTCGCAAACTCGGACTGGGGGGCTTTGAGGACTATCTTCCTAATAGGTTGTCCGGGGGAATGAGGCAGAGGACCGCCCTGGCTAGGACCATTATGTTCGATCGGGAACTTATCCTCCTGGACGAGCCCCTTTCGGCCCTGGACTCTCTGACCAGGCAGGGACTCCAGGGGCTTTTGGTGGCCCTCCAAAAGGACTTCGGCAAGACCATAATCATGATAACCCACGATGTGGAGGAGGCCCTGATAACCTCCGATGTGGTCGTCCTCCTGTCGGAACAGCCTATGGAGGTCAGGTCGATTTACGAGATCGAAGGGGAGAAGCCCAGGCTCAGGGACGATCCTTACGTGGTTGCCCTTCGTAAGGAGATACTGGGGCTTTTGAGAGGAGACATAAGGTGA
- the thiT gene encoding energy-coupled thiamine transporter ThiT, with the protein MKGNTRILVEASLSVALAVTLSYVKLFRMPQGGSITLENVPLLLFSLRYGLKAGFGAGAVAGLLQLMLGGYVAHPIQAVLDYPLAFAALGLAGSFRHHHWAGIALGTVARLACHVASGVVFFASYAPVGQNPLVYSLVYNGSYMVPNMILSIVMITALWKRLPKPVTL; encoded by the coding sequence ATGAAAGGCAATACCCGCATTTTGGTGGAAGCGTCTCTGTCGGTGGCACTGGCGGTGACACTCTCCTACGTCAAGCTATTTCGGATGCCCCAGGGAGGCTCTATCACCCTGGAGAACGTCCCCCTTCTGCTTTTTTCCCTGAGGTACGGTCTTAAGGCGGGCTTCGGTGCCGGTGCTGTGGCCGGTCTTCTTCAGCTCATGCTGGGAGGCTACGTGGCTCACCCTATCCAGGCGGTTCTCGATTATCCTCTCGCTTTTGCGGCCCTGGGATTGGCGGGATCGTTTAGGCACCACCACTGGGCTGGCATAGCCCTGGGGACCGTTGCCAGACTGGCCTGTCACGTGGCCTCCGGTGTGGTGTTTTTCGCCAGCTACGCCCCGGTAGGACAGAACCCTCTCGTCTATTCCCTAGTGTATAACGGCAGCTATATGGTCCCTAACATGATACTTTCCATTGTCATGATAACCGCCCTGTGGAAGAGGTTGCCAAAACCGGTAACCTTATGA
- a CDS encoding chemotaxis protein CheW: MDSYLIFYVGSRTLALPVKEVDRIVPSVAMTPLNEPHPIVAGIIDVEGRGVLLYDLRPVYGEELSPLKLEHRFILITWQDRPRALWVDGIRDVTQLSTDPVNLPGSSKKASMVFQNDRTAISTTSSEEIMEMAERCGLELP, from the coding sequence ATGGATTCCTATTTGATTTTTTACGTGGGTTCGAGGACACTGGCCCTCCCGGTGAAAGAGGTCGATAGAATAGTCCCCTCGGTGGCAATGACCCCTCTGAACGAGCCCCATCCTATCGTGGCTGGGATAATAGATGTCGAAGGGAGGGGGGTTCTCCTTTACGATCTCCGTCCTGTCTACGGAGAAGAGCTCAGCCCCCTAAAGCTGGAACATCGTTTTATACTGATTACCTGGCAGGATAGACCTAGGGCCCTGTGGGTCGACGGTATAAGGGATGTGACTCAGCTCTCGACAGACCCTGTAAACCTGCCGGGATCGAGCAAAAAGGCATCCATGGTCTTTCAAAACGACAGGACAGCCATATCGACTACATCGTCGGAAGAGATTATGGAGATGGCCGAGAGGTGCGGACTTGAGCTCCCTTAG